In the Haloarcula salinisoli genome, CTACGGGGGTGACGTGGATATCAGCGGTGGCGCCGGTGGCGGCTCCGGCGGCGACCTCCGTGGTGACGTGACCTCCGGTGGCAAAGTGTACGTCGGCAACGGCAACGGGAGCCCCGACATCGACGGCAATATTAGCCACACTGATGGGTGCGATAAATGCGAGGAAAACGACAAGATCACGGGGGAGCTAAACCAGATCAGCGGAATCGACAAGGCGCCATCGATCAACGGCATCGTCCAGACGCAGGTCAACGAGAGCGAGAAGAGCAACGACAACGCGGGCGCACCGATTACTGACGATACGCTCAATTACACCGCCGGGAGCGTCGAACTCTCCGCGGGCAGGTACTACCTGGAGGACATCACCGTCGCGAACGAAGACACAGTGACGCTCAACACCACCGAGGGCAACATCTTCATCGGTGTCCGTGAGAACGTCGAGCTCGCCGAGAACGCCACCATCGAGGTAGTCGGCGACGGTACCGTAAGTGTCTACGTACTCGGAGACGGCGGCCACGCGAGCCAGTTATCGATGGCCGCTTACAGCGAGGTCACGAATGCAGGCGACGATGCGCCCCAGTTCCGCATGTTCGGGCAGGACGACTTCACCGCGCGTATCGGTGACGGTGGCGGCGGGACCAATGGCCTGGCGAAGTACGTCGGTGTCATCTACGCGCCCCCAGGGACCAGCGGGACCGGGACTGTTACGCTGGAGAAAGGGACCATCTACGGGGGGGTACTCACCGGCACGACGACCATCGCCAACGGGAACGGCGGCTCCATCCACTACGACATGGCGCTGCGGACCACGCGTGTGCTGACCCAGAGCGAATCGATCATCCGCGTGACCTACATCCACGCCTCGACGAACGAGATACAGGTCGAAGACGGGTGACCCCGGCGGCTCTCTGTCGCCGTCCTCGCCGGACCAGCGCGCCACCATCCAGGTAGCGTCGACACACCTGACGCCGTCGTGGTCCCACAGCCCGTCGCTGGATGGGTTTCTGCGGCCAGGAGAGACTTAGCGGCCCTGGAACGCAAAGAGTCGAAGCGCAAAAGTGTGACAACGGGGCACCAGTCCGCAGGTAGCTGTCGTAGGAGCCGGCTGGTAGCGCCGTCAGGACTCGATGTCGACCTCGATGTCGTGGTAGACCACGTACGTCTGGTCGATGTTCCCAGAGTCGGGCACGGTACACTCGACCCCGGACGCCTGACAGTCGAAGCCAACAGACTCGAAGTAATCCCGCCAGAGCCCTGGCTGGGCGGTGTTTTGCAGCTCGACGGTGACGTCCTCAGCCGTGCCGTCGTACGCTACCGACGTGTCCTCCTTCTTCGTGCGGATGAGCACCGTCGACCCGCTGTAGACCTGGCGGTCGGGCCGGTTGAGACCGACCACAGAGATGAGGACGCGGTCCTCGGTGACGACGAACGGCGGGTCGGAGATTCGGAGCCCGCCGCCGTTGGAGGTGCGAAACACTGCCCCCGCTTCGTAGACGAGGTTTCTGCCCTCGTCACCGGTGTAGACGAGGGGGCGTATCTTCCACGACCGGTCCAGCACTGTGTCGGTCGAGTTGCGCACCGAGACGCGCATCGTGACGTTACTACCCGTTGCCAGCCTCGCCTGCCCGAGGCTGATCTCCGTGGCGCGGCTGGGCGCGTCGCGCCGGTGGACGTCGGCGACGTTGTCCGACAGCACGCTGAAGGCCTTCTGTGCGTTCGCCATCTGCTCGTCGTTGCGCGTCTCCTGGAGCGTGCTCAGCCCGCTCACGGAGACGATACCAACGGCGGAGACGACGAGCGCGAACACCAGCACGTAGCTGACCACCTCGCTGACAGCGCGCTCAGACATTGCGCACCTCCAGATGGTCGGCCCCTTGATCGTACCGAATCTGGATGTCACCACCCCTTGCTGAGGTCGCGCCGAGTGGGGTCTCGACTGTGAGACCGATTCGGACCGTCACGTCGGGCCGAGTTGTGTTCACCACGAGCGTCTGGTCGCTTGGCACCAGCGTGAGTTCGTAGCTCGCGCCGGTCACCCTGTTCGAGAGGGTCCGGTTCAGGGTGATTGTCGGGTCGTCCGAGTCAGCGGCCCTGACCAGCCGGTCCGAGCGTTCGACGTCAGCGGCGATTTGCTGGCCGACGACCCTGAGTTCGTCTCTGATGACCTGCTCGCGCTGGCTGTCGACGTAAGTCCCACCGGCGGTAATCAGCCCGGTGATGAGCAGCGTCGCGATAGCCAGGGCCAGCACGTAGCTCAGCGTCGTCGAGACCGCACGCACGTCAGACATCTGGCTCACCCGGGGCGACCCGAACGTCTGTCTCGTAGCGCAGGTCGGTCGTGAGATACGTGTACTCGACCGTCACGTCGTAGAGGGCCGTACTCGACTTTGGACCGTCGGACGCAT is a window encoding:
- a CDS encoding DUF7289 family protein, with the protein product MSERAVSEVVSYVLVFALVVSAVGIVSVSGLSTLQETRNDEQMANAQKAFSVLSDNVADVHRRDAPSRATEISLGQARLATGSNVTMRVSVRNSTDTVLDRSWKIRPLVYTGDEGRNLVYEAGAVFRTSNGGGLRISDPPFVVTEDRVLISVVGLNRPDRQVYSGSTVLIRTKKEDTSVAYDGTAEDVTVELQNTAQPGLWRDYFESVGFDCQASGVECTVPDSGNIDQTYVVYHDIEVDIES
- a CDS encoding DUF7266 family protein — protein: MSDVRAVSTTLSYVLALAIATLLITGLITAGGTYVDSQREQVIRDELRVVGQQIAADVERSDRLVRAADSDDPTITLNRTLSNRVTGASYELTLVPSDQTLVVNTTRPDVTVRIGLTVETPLGATSARGGDIQIRYDQGADHLEVRNV